Proteins encoded by one window of Maliibacterium massiliense:
- a CDS encoding N-acetylmuramoyl-L-alanine amidase — protein MYAQRRRMTPEQRRKLQRARRRRVWFKRIRAVVLVALLTTGMIFLCRALDKNEQGGLVPTSDGKGGGTVQAADSGDAYGIPIRTLYVDKSSPRRPGIKRQIKYVVIHETGNAAAGTNAANHSNYLTTNTDDETGWHYTVDDHEIYHHIPDDEVAWHAGDLQKPGGGNDGGIGVELCVNQDGNFEKTFDNGAKLAAKLLKQYKLPISALKMHGDFTEKNCPEHIRDQGRWQAFTQKVQQYMAQ, from the coding sequence ATGTATGCGCAACGCCGGCGCATGACGCCCGAGCAGCGGCGCAAGCTGCAGCGCGCCCGCAGGCGGAGGGTATGGTTCAAGCGCATCCGCGCAGTAGTGCTTGTGGCGCTGCTAACCACAGGCATGATCTTCCTGTGCCGCGCGCTGGATAAAAACGAGCAGGGGGGGCTGGTGCCCACAAGCGACGGCAAGGGAGGCGGCACCGTGCAGGCCGCCGACAGCGGGGACGCCTACGGCATTCCGATCCGCACGCTGTATGTGGACAAGTCCTCTCCCAGGCGGCCGGGCATCAAGCGCCAGATCAAGTACGTGGTCATTCACGAGACGGGCAATGCCGCCGCGGGCACCAACGCGGCCAACCACAGCAACTATCTCACCACCAATACGGATGATGAGACGGGCTGGCACTACACGGTGGACGATCATGAGATCTACCACCACATTCCCGATGACGAGGTGGCTTGGCACGCGGGCGACCTGCAGAAGCCGGGCGGCGGCAACGACGGCGGCATCGGCGTGGAGCTGTGCGTCAACCAGGACGGCAATTTTGAAAAGACCTTTGATAACGGCGCAAAACTGGCCGCAAAGCTGCTCAAGCAGTACAAGCTGCCCATCAGCGCGCTGAAGATGCACGGGGATTTTACCGAAAAGAACTGTCCGGAGCACATCCGCGATCAGGGGCGCTGGCAGGCGTTCACGCAAAAGGTGCAGCAGTACATGGCGCAGTGA
- a CDS encoding transaldolase family protein gives MSEFKGKLHETVVKFPQTDIWNDSCALDELQYAIERGAVGATTNPTIVKNVLSKEYDMWKDRILDMALANPTASEEDIAWQVIDTFGAERSKLLLPTFEKFKGKKGRLSIQTNVKNYTNADKMLEQALHFDTLGPNMQVKMATSKAGVEAMEEATYRGVSINATISFTVPQAVAVAEAVERGLKRREAEGKPTDQMSPVCTIMIGRVDDWMKAIAAKRGTLVDPECLELAGVAVCKNAYRIYKERGYRTRLLLAAYRNHYHWSEFIGGDICMTIPYPFQRRINPSGVEVKDRINDPVDPAIIKQLRDYFPDFIRAYEPDGMKPEEFQRYGAFVETLHQFLQGYEDFVHIIRGIIVPDAFADCK, from the coding sequence ATGTCAGAGTTCAAAGGCAAGCTGCACGAGACCGTCGTAAAATTCCCCCAGACTGATATCTGGAACGATTCCTGCGCACTGGATGAATTGCAATACGCCATCGAGCGCGGCGCGGTGGGTGCCACCACTAACCCCACGATCGTCAAAAACGTGCTGAGCAAAGAGTACGATATGTGGAAGGACCGCATCCTCGATATGGCGCTGGCCAATCCCACAGCGTCGGAGGAGGACATTGCCTGGCAGGTCATCGACACCTTTGGCGCAGAGCGTTCCAAGCTGCTGCTGCCCACCTTTGAAAAATTCAAGGGCAAAAAGGGACGCCTTTCCATTCAGACCAATGTGAAAAACTACACCAACGCGGATAAAATGCTGGAGCAGGCGCTGCACTTCGATACGCTGGGCCCCAACATGCAGGTGAAGATGGCGACCTCCAAGGCCGGCGTCGAGGCCATGGAAGAGGCCACCTACCGCGGCGTGAGCATCAACGCCACCATCTCCTTTACCGTGCCCCAGGCCGTGGCCGTGGCAGAGGCCGTGGAGCGCGGCCTGAAGCGCCGCGAGGCCGAGGGCAAGCCTACCGACCAGATGAGCCCTGTGTGCACCATCATGATCGGCCGCGTGGACGATTGGATGAAGGCCATCGCAGCCAAGCGCGGCACGCTGGTTGATCCGGAGTGCCTGGAACTTGCCGGTGTGGCCGTGTGCAAAAACGCCTACCGCATCTACAAGGAGCGCGGCTACCGCACCCGCCTGCTGCTTGCCGCCTACCGCAACCACTATCACTGGAGCGAGTTTATCGGTGGCGACATCTGCATGACCATCCCCTACCCCTTCCAGCGCCGCATCAATCCCAGCGGCGTGGAGGTGAAGGACCGCATCAACGATCCTGTGGATCCGGCCATCATTAAACAGCTGCGCGACTACTTCCCCGATTTTATCCGCGCCTACGAGCCGGACGGCATGAAGCCCGAGGAGTTCCAGCGCTACGGCGCCTTTGTCGAGACCCTGCACCAGTTCCTGCAGGGCTACGAGGACTTTGTACACATCATCCGCGGCATCATCGTGCCCGACGCCTTTGCGGACTGCAAATAA
- a CDS encoding GNAT family N-acetyltransferase: protein MRMAIRAAQMRDYAAMLAIYRPYVTGTVVTFEYDVPTLETFASRLDGYAAQFPVLVCVIDGVIAGYAYASPAFERAGYRWDADLSIYVQGAFQEKGIGMALYASLLALLKLQGYRNVYACISAENPRSLQWHAKRGFAQVGRFPQCGFKMGQWHDVIWMAKCIGAMEGEPADPIAFSNLPQQQVEACYLCGLAKTAL, encoded by the coding sequence ATGCGCATGGCAATTCGTGCGGCGCAGATGCGGGATTATGCGGCAATGCTTGCCATTTACCGGCCCTATGTGACGGGGACGGTGGTGACGTTTGAATATGACGTGCCCACGCTGGAAACGTTCGCATCGCGCCTGGATGGGTACGCGGCGCAGTTTCCCGTGCTCGTCTGTGTGATCGACGGGGTGATCGCGGGGTACGCCTACGCCTCGCCCGCCTTTGAGCGCGCGGGGTACCGCTGGGATGCGGACCTGTCCATCTATGTGCAGGGGGCGTTTCAGGAAAAAGGGATCGGCATGGCGCTCTACGCGAGCTTGCTTGCGCTGCTCAAGCTGCAGGGATACCGCAATGTGTACGCCTGCATCAGCGCGGAGAACCCCCGCAGCCTGCAGTGGCACGCCAAGCGCGGCTTTGCGCAGGTGGGCAGGTTCCCCCAATGCGGATTTAAGATGGGGCAGTGGCACGACGTTATCTGGATGGCCAAGTGCATTGGCGCCATGGAGGGGGAGCCTGCAGACCCCATTGCCTTTTCAAACCTTCCCCAGCAGCAGGTGGAGGCGTGCTACCTCTGTGGCCTGGCCAAAACGGCCCTGTAA
- a CDS encoding NAD/NADP-dependent octopine/nopaline dehydrogenase family protein gives MRNQQKVAVISTGNGGQSLAACFAMRGYETALYARQQERVDMFPTPVFQLSGVLQGQARIGCISCDMRQVISGAHLIMVTTPSQYHHVVAREMAPHLKDGQVIVLNPGRTLGTYAFETVLRRMGCEKKVTVAEAETFILTCRCPAPGQVEIYHVKDNVGVAAHQPHETAQVVELLQGAFPTFAPAPSVLHTGFGNIGMIFHPLPVLMNLTRIEAGEKFLYYHNAISPMVADMIERLDQERVSVAERILGQAQPVKAWLADKYGASGDTLYECLQNTQAYARVYAPTDVHTRYVFEDIPTGCVPMACIGRRLGIPMPMTESVIAWASAVYNCDFFAMGRSELHLDIEALLAKVRQAS, from the coding sequence ATGAGAAACCAGCAAAAGGTGGCGGTTATTTCAACCGGCAACGGCGGGCAGTCGCTTGCGGCGTGCTTTGCCATGCGCGGCTATGAAACCGCGCTCTACGCCCGCCAGCAAGAGCGGGTGGATATGTTTCCCACGCCGGTGTTTCAGTTATCGGGCGTGCTGCAAGGGCAGGCGCGCATCGGATGCATCAGTTGCGACATGCGCCAGGTGATCTCGGGCGCGCACCTGATCATGGTGACCACGCCCTCCCAGTACCACCACGTGGTGGCAAGAGAGATGGCGCCCCATCTCAAAGACGGCCAGGTGATCGTGCTCAACCCGGGGCGGACGCTGGGCACCTACGCCTTTGAGACGGTGCTGCGGCGGATGGGCTGCGAGAAAAAGGTGACCGTCGCCGAGGCGGAGACATTTATCCTGACCTGCCGCTGCCCCGCGCCCGGGCAGGTGGAGATCTACCACGTCAAGGACAACGTGGGCGTGGCGGCGCACCAGCCCCACGAGACGGCCCAGGTGGTGGAACTGCTGCAGGGTGCGTTTCCCACGTTTGCGCCCGCGCCCAGCGTGCTGCACACGGGCTTTGGCAACATCGGGATGATTTTTCACCCCCTGCCGGTGCTGATGAATCTAACGCGCATCGAGGCGGGGGAGAAGTTCCTTTATTATCACAACGCCATCTCGCCCATGGTGGCCGATATGATCGAGCGGCTGGACCAGGAGCGCGTGTCGGTGGCGGAGCGCATCCTGGGCCAGGCGCAGCCGGTCAAAGCCTGGCTGGCGGACAAATACGGGGCCAGTGGCGATACGCTCTACGAATGCCTGCAGAACACCCAGGCCTACGCGAGAGTGTACGCGCCCACGGACGTGCATACCCGCTACGTGTTTGAGGATATTCCCACCGGCTGCGTGCCTATGGCCTGCATCGGCAGGCGGCTGGGCATACCCATGCCGATGACCGAATCGGTCATTGCATGGGCCAGCGCGGTGTACAACTGCGACTTTTTCGCCATGGGGCGCAGTGAACTGCACTTAGACATCGAAGCCCTGCTGGCAAAGGTGCGCCAGGCGAGTTGA
- a CDS encoding cobalamin-dependent protein (Presence of a B(12) (cobalamin)-binding domain implies dependence on cobalamin itself, in one of its several forms, or in some unusual lineages, dependence on a cobalamin-like analog.) — protein sequence MAATKKIIGASIGNCVHVAGVIHFLQLAQEAGYEMLFLGPAVPVEEIIQAVRVQQPDMVALGYRLTPQNVTPIIAQLQARSADLARQPQWVFGGTRPVAAAAQATGFFQQVFDGTEDIDACLAYLRNTQQGQRQQRLADDVRARMAQKRPYPLLRHHFGLPSFADTRRGVARIAEAGVLDVISLGPDQNTQQYFFHPEARDVRMDGAGGVPIRTREDFIRLKEASQRGNYPMMRCYSGTADVMAFAPLLRETINNAWCAVPLCWYNELDGRGTRTLEQSMQEAQQLMRWHAGQNIPVEVNEPHHWGLRDAHDVISVAMAYISAYNAKRCGVRDYIAQYMFNVPAGMHFAMDLAKALAQMALVESLADSGFRTYRQVRAGLPFFSSDLDVAKGQLAASTQLSMALAPHIIHVVGYSEAEHAATPEVVIESCKIVRGVVRSVLHGNVQASQDARVLQRKAQLLGEASYLLDFIRTRYASVSADPLADARVLSDCIRRGILDAPHIVRTAAVRGILQTRMVDGRCEAYDRAHGRILSEEARLDSLAQAGNFEGLAEAPACGRAAAGV from the coding sequence ATGGCTGCTACAAAAAAAATCATCGGCGCTTCCATCGGCAACTGCGTACACGTGGCCGGTGTCATCCATTTTTTGCAACTGGCGCAGGAGGCGGGGTATGAGATGCTGTTTCTGGGACCCGCCGTGCCTGTGGAAGAGATCATCCAGGCGGTGCGGGTTCAGCAGCCTGATATGGTCGCGCTGGGCTACCGGCTCACGCCGCAGAACGTAACGCCCATCATCGCACAGCTTCAGGCGCGCAGCGCGGACCTTGCGAGGCAGCCGCAGTGGGTCTTTGGGGGCACGCGCCCCGTGGCCGCCGCCGCGCAGGCTACAGGGTTTTTTCAGCAGGTATTCGACGGCACGGAGGATATCGACGCCTGCCTTGCCTACCTGCGCAACACCCAGCAGGGGCAGCGGCAGCAGCGCCTTGCCGATGATGTGCGCGCGCGCATGGCGCAAAAGCGCCCCTATCCGCTGCTGCGCCACCACTTCGGCCTGCCATCGTTTGCGGATACCCGGCGGGGCGTGGCGCGCATTGCCGAGGCGGGCGTGCTGGACGTAATCTCACTGGGACCGGACCAGAATACCCAGCAGTACTTTTTCCATCCCGAGGCGCGCGATGTGCGCATGGACGGGGCGGGGGGCGTGCCCATCCGCACGCGGGAGGACTTTATCCGGCTCAAGGAGGCTTCGCAGCGCGGCAACTACCCCATGATGCGCTGCTACAGCGGCACGGCGGACGTAATGGCCTTTGCGCCGCTGCTGCGCGAGACGATCAACAACGCGTGGTGCGCGGTGCCGCTGTGCTGGTACAACGAGCTGGACGGACGGGGCACGCGCACGCTGGAGCAATCCATGCAGGAGGCGCAGCAGCTGATGCGCTGGCACGCGGGGCAAAACATCCCCGTTGAAGTCAACGAGCCCCACCACTGGGGCCTGCGCGACGCGCACGACGTCATCTCGGTGGCGATGGCCTACATCAGCGCCTACAACGCCAAGCGCTGCGGGGTGCGGGACTATATCGCGCAGTACATGTTCAACGTGCCGGCGGGGATGCATTTTGCCATGGACCTTGCCAAGGCGCTGGCGCAGATGGCGCTGGTGGAAAGCCTGGCGGACAGCGGCTTTCGCACGTACCGGCAGGTGCGCGCGGGGCTGCCCTTTTTCAGCAGCGATCTGGACGTCGCAAAGGGCCAGCTGGCTGCCTCTACGCAGCTTTCCATGGCGCTTGCGCCGCACATCATCCACGTGGTGGGCTACAGCGAGGCGGAGCACGCGGCCACGCCCGAGGTGGTGATCGAGAGCTGCAAGATCGTGCGCGGCGTGGTGCGCTCAGTGCTGCACGGCAACGTGCAGGCCTCGCAGGACGCGCGCGTCCTGCAGCGCAAGGCGCAGCTGCTGGGCGAGGCATCCTATCTGCTTGACTTTATCCGCACGCGCTACGCGTCCGTGTCCGCTGACCCGCTGGCCGACGCGCGCGTCCTGTCCGACTGCATTCGGCGAGGCATTCTCGACGCCCCCCACATCGTCAGGACCGCCGCGGTGCGCGGCATTTTGCAGACCCGCATGGTGGATGGCAGGTGCGAGGCATACGACCGCGCGCACGGCCGCATCCTCAGCGAAGAAGCGCGCCTGGATAGCCTTGCACAGGCGGGCAATTTCGAAGGCCTGGCGGAGGCACCTGCATGCGGGCGCGCCGCCGCGGGCGTGTAG
- a CDS encoding helix-turn-helix domain-containing protein, whose product MDKTLPACPVETTLTLIGDKWKVLILRDLMGGTKRFGELRRCIGTVSQKVLTAQLRAMEESGLVNRRVYAEVPPRVEYALTPLGRSLKPILDAMGQWGESYKKMLG is encoded by the coding sequence ATGGATAAAACGTTGCCGGCCTGTCCGGTGGAGACCACGCTGACGCTCATTGGGGACAAATGGAAGGTGCTGATTTTGCGCGATCTGATGGGGGGCACCAAGCGCTTTGGGGAGCTGCGCCGCTGCATCGGCACTGTCTCGCAGAAAGTGCTCACCGCCCAGCTGCGCGCCATGGAGGAAAGCGGCCTGGTCAACCGCAGGGTGTACGCAGAGGTTCCCCCGCGCGTGGAATACGCGCTCACGCCGCTGGGCCGCAGCCTCAAGCCCATTTTGGATGCTATGGGGCAGTGGGGGGAATCCTATAAAAAGATGCTTGGTTAA
- a CDS encoding pyridoxamine 5'-phosphate oxidase family protein, giving the protein MNTQDYLACIVRDIHTTVVATLDADGLPVTCAIDMMDYDARSLYFLTARGKDFYARLKRGGYLALTGTQGADTLQRVSVSVRGRVRELGPRLLPWLFAKNPYMHDIYPNAASRAALTVFQLYEGTGQWFDLSTSPVTRDTFAFGGATPKDARYAVTGACSGCGACARVCPQGCIDTATLPARIDARHCLCCGRCRVICPRQAICYTQGS; this is encoded by the coding sequence TTGAATACGCAGGACTATCTTGCCTGTATCGTGCGCGACATACATACCACCGTGGTTGCCACGCTGGACGCGGACGGTCTGCCCGTTACCTGCGCCATCGATATGATGGATTACGACGCGCGCAGCCTGTACTTTCTCACCGCGCGGGGCAAGGACTTTTACGCGCGGCTCAAGCGCGGCGGTTATCTGGCGCTGACGGGCACCCAGGGCGCGGATACCCTGCAGCGCGTATCGGTCAGCGTGCGCGGCAGGGTGCGCGAACTCGGCCCCCGCCTGCTGCCCTGGCTTTTTGCCAAAAACCCCTACATGCACGATATCTACCCCAACGCCGCTTCCCGCGCAGCGCTGACGGTGTTCCAGCTCTACGAAGGGACGGGCCAGTGGTTTGACCTGTCCACCTCCCCCGTCACGCGTGACACCTTCGCCTTTGGCGGAGCCACCCCGAAAGATGCGCGCTATGCCGTCACCGGCGCGTGCAGCGGCTGCGGGGCCTGCGCGCGCGTCTGCCCGCAGGGGTGCATCGATACCGCCACCCTTCCCGCGCGCATCGACGCGCGCCACTGCCTCTGCTGCGGCCGCTGCCGCGTCATCTGTCCGCGGCAGGCCATCTGTTACACACAAGGGAGCTGA
- a CDS encoding protein-ADP-ribose hydrolase translates to MDQQQRRVYLIQALLSERPDGAQCPIPDGAQAQRRLLRALMNVRPPQRASEAFLAVQDAYLQQALRDKGITDIESLAPARDGLYLWRGDITTLKVDAIVNAANAQLLGCFQPCHSCIDNAIHTYAGVQLRLACAALMRAQGHDEPTGQAKITPAFNLPSKFVLHSVGPIVSGPLTQRHCDQFASCYRACLALAAQHGAASIAFCCISTGVFHFPNERAAQIAIDTVRAYRAQTKDPMKVVFNVFTQTDADIYRRLLRAD, encoded by the coding sequence ATGGACCAGCAACAACGGCGCGTATACCTCATCCAAGCGCTGCTCAGCGAGCGCCCCGACGGCGCGCAGTGCCCCATTCCCGACGGGGCGCAGGCGCAGCGGCGGTTGCTGCGCGCGCTGATGAACGTGCGCCCACCCCAGCGGGCAAGCGAGGCGTTCCTCGCCGTGCAGGACGCTTACCTGCAGCAGGCGCTGCGTGACAAGGGCATCACGGACATAGAAAGCCTTGCACCCGCGCGCGATGGGCTCTATCTGTGGCGGGGCGATATCACCACGCTCAAGGTAGACGCCATCGTCAACGCGGCCAACGCGCAGCTGCTGGGCTGTTTTCAGCCCTGCCACAGCTGCATCGACAACGCCATCCACACCTACGCCGGCGTGCAGCTGCGCCTTGCCTGCGCGGCGCTGATGCGCGCGCAGGGGCACGACGAGCCCACAGGCCAGGCAAAGATCACGCCCGCGTTCAATCTGCCCAGCAAGTTTGTGCTGCACAGTGTAGGCCCTATCGTATCAGGTCCCCTCACACAGCGGCACTGCGACCAGTTCGCCTCCTGCTACCGCGCCTGCCTGGCGCTTGCCGCCCAGCATGGAGCTGCGTCCATCGCGTTTTGCTGCATCTCCACCGGCGTATTCCACTTCCCAAACGAGCGCGCGGCCCAGATCGCCATCGATACCGTGCGCGCCTACCGCGCGCAGACCAAAGACCCGATGAAGGTGGTATTCAATGTTTTCACACAAACCGATGCGGACATCTACCGACGCCTGCTGCGCGCAGATTGA